The Stigmatella ashevillena genomic sequence CTCCTCTCCGCGCTCGCCCTGCACGAGCTCGATGTCGTGCTCGCCGACGCCCCCAGCAACGAGCCCGTCAGCGTCCGGACCTTCAACCACCTCCTGGGCAAGTGCGGCGTCTCCTTCTTCGCGGCCGCCCCCCATGCCTATCTGCGCAAGGACTTTCCCCGCTCTCTGGACGGCGCCCCCGTGCTCCTCTCCTCCGAGACCAGCTCCATCCGCCAGGCCCTGGACCGGTGGTTCGAGGCCCAGGGCGTCCACCCCGCCGTCGCCGGCGACTTCGACGACAGCGCCCTCCTCATGGCCTTTGGTCAGCGCGGGCTCGGCGTCTTCGCCATGCCCTCCGCCATCGAGTCCGAGATCGTCCGCCAGTTCGACGTGTCCGTCGTCGGCCGCACCCAGGAAGTCGAGTCCTGCTTCTACGCCATCACCGTGGAGCGCAAGCTGCGTCATCCTGCCGTCGTCGCCATCGCCGAGGCGGCCCGCTCGAGCCTCTTCGGCGCCTGAGCCCTGCGTCGGCCTTCAGGCCCGGAAGACCTCGACCCCCGCAACCACCGTGGCCAGCACCCGCGCGTCCAGCAACGCCCGGGCGGCCCCTTCCACCGGATCCACCGAGAGCGCCACGAAGTCCGCGTCCATTCCAGGCATGAGCCGCCCGCGCCGCCCTTCCGCGAACGAGGCCCACGCAGGCCCCACCGTGAATCCCTCCAGGGCCTCCTCGGCCGTGAGCCGCTCGTGGGCCCACCAACCGCCCTCGGGCTGGCCCGCCGCGTCCTGCCGCGTCCGCGCCGCGTACAGCCCCGCCAGCACGTCCGGGTTTTCGATGGGAAAGTCGCTGCCCAGCGCCAGGCACGCCCCCGCGTCTTTCAGGCTGCGCCAGGCATAGGCCCCCGCAAGCCGCTCCCGGCCGAGCCGCGCCTCCGCCCACCCCATGTCGCTCGTGGCATGCGTGGGCTGCACGCTGGCCACCAGCCCCGCCGCCCCCAGCCGCTGGATGTCCTCTCGCCGGAGGATCTGCGCGTGCTCCACCCGGTGGCGCAGGCCCCGCGTCCCCGTCTCCTCCGCGCACTGGAGCAGCACCTCCACCACCAGCGTGTTCGCCCGGTCGCCGATGGCGTGGATGCACACCTGGAAGCCCCGCGCCATGAAGGCCCTCACCCGCGCCTCCAGTTCCTGGGGGGACAGCAGCAACAAGCCCCGCTGCGCGGCATCATCGCTGTAGGGCTCGTGCAGCGCTGCCCCTCGCGAGCCGAGCGCCCCATCCGCCAGCAGCTTCACCCCGCGCATCGTCAACAGCCGCCCTTCATGGGGCCCCTGCTCCAGGTACGCGTGGCGCTGCGCTCCCTGCCCGGCCGCCATCGCGTACACCCGCAGCGGCAGCTGTCCCGCCTCGTCCCACGCCCGCAGCGTCTGGAAGGACTCTCGGTCCATCCCCGCGTCGTGCACCCCCGTCAGCCCCACCCGCGCACAGCGCTCCAGGGCCACCCGCAGCCGCGTCTCCCGCTGCGCATCCGTGGGCTCGGGGAGGACCGCGGTCACCAGGTCCATCGCGTTGTCGATGAGTACCCCCGTAGGCTCCCCCGCAGCATCCCGGACGATGAGCCCTCCCTCGGGATCCACCGTCTCCCGGGTGATTCCTGCCCGCCGCAGCGCCTCCCCGTTCACCCACGAGGCATGGTGGTCTACCCGCGTGAGGCACACGGGCGTCGAGGCAAAGCGCGCGTCCAGCTCCGCCCGGCCCGGAAACGCCTGCCCCGGCCACGCGTTCTGGTCCCAGCCCTTGCCCAGCAACCAGTTCCCCTGGAAGCAGGTGTCCGGCGCGGCCTCCAACCGCCGCACCACCTCCTGCACCGAGGCAGCTCCCTCCAGCCGCGCCGTCGTCAGGCTGAGCCCCAGGCCCGCCAGGTGGGCATGGGCATCCACCAGCCCCGGAACAAGCGTGGCTGCCCCCAGATCCACCTCCCGGGCCTCTGGGCCCGCCGCGGCCCGCACCTCGGCGCGGGAGCCCACCGCGAGCACCTTGTCCCCCCTCACGGCCAGGGCCTGGGCCACGGGCCGGGCTGCATCGAGGGTCCTCACTCGCTCCGCGACATAGAGGGTCGTCTTCACCCGGCGCAGTCTGCTCCTTAAGGGGTGCCGCCGTCTTCTGGGGGCGCGGTAATGGGCTCCGCGGGCCCCGGAGTCTCCGCGGGCACGCTTTGGACGGGCTCAGGGCCCACCGCATCGATGGGCATCTGGTTCTCCGTCCCGGGCGGCTGGGTCGTACGGCAAGCGGAAGCAGCAGTGGCCAAGCAGGCGGCAATGAGCACGAGACGGCGCATGGACTCTCCCTTGAGATGTCCGCGGACCCTAGGAAGCGCCTCCGGGCAGGGCAACCCGCCCAGCCTGCATCCGTTCTCCATCGAATGCCCCGAGGCCCTTACTCGGGCCCTCTCGCGGACGGCTCCTCGAAGAGCTCCTGCTTCTCCAGTTGCATGGCCCGGCGACTGAGCCTCAACGAGGCCATCGCGTAGAGGGCGATGCCTCCCAGGAGGACGACTCCCAAGGAAAAGGACACCACGGGCGCCACCTCGGGCACTCCGAAGCGCCGCTGCAACAGGTACAGCAGCGACGTCACCACGAAGGAGAGGATGGCCGCGTAGTCCAGCAGCAGCGCCCGGGCCAGCAGCGCATGCCGCCGGTCCATGATGGCCACCTCCTGGCGCAGCACCCAGCGCCGCCGGTGTCCCTCGGGCAGCGTCCTCCACTCGCGCACCATGTCCCGCATCCGCGTGGTGACCCGGGCCACTTGGTTGTCCAACCCCGTCGCCAGGATGCCGCACCCGGACACCATCACCGCGGGGGTCACCGCCGCGCCGATGACCCGGATGGAGGAGATGTCGACGCCCAGGGTTCCGTCCATGCCCCCTCTCTCCCACTCCCTCGCGCCCCGCCGCAAGCTGACTCGCCAGTGGCAAGTTCCTCTCAACTGTCGTCTTGACACTTAAACTGTCGAGTCTTACAGTCAGGTTTGTGAGCACGACCAAGGCACAGAGCGAATGGAAGCTGGCGGAGCTGGCCGCCGCGGTGGGCGTCTCGCCGCGGACGGTGCGCTACTACGTCCAGCGCGGGCTGCTCCCCGCCCCACCGTTCCGGGGGCCGGACACGGTGTATGGCGAGGAGCACTTGGTGCGGCTCAAGGCCATCCGGGTGCTCCAGGCCCGCTTCCTTCCGCTGGATGCCATCCAGGCGGAGCTGGCACGCCTGAGCCCCGAGGCGCTGCGGGCGCTGGCCGATGCCGAGCTGCCCACCGCCCTGCTGCCCCCTGCGGTCTCCCCGGAACCGGTCCCGCCCCCAGCGGTGTCCATCCCGGGCCCCTCGGGCGGGCAGACGGCGGCCAAGGGCTACCAACGGTGGGAGCTGGCACCGGGGCTGGAGCTGCACCTGTCGAACTCGGCGGACGAGAAAACCCGCGCGCTGGCGGAACGGATGCGCGCCCTCATCGAACAAGCGGAAGGACGGTAAGGCCAGATGAACACTGCGCTGACAAGCTGTGAGCCAAGTGGGCTGTACACCCGCGAAGGGGCGAAGGTCCCGCTGCAAGGGGTGGAGGTGACCGGAGAGCTGCTCGGGGGCCATGCGCGGGTGCGCGTCCGCCAGCGCTACCTGAACACCGAGCGCCGGCCGGTGGAAGCCGTCTACGTCTTTCCCCTGCCCTCGGACGGGACGCTCACCGGCTTCAGCATGGAGTGCAACGGCCGCCGCCTCCAGGGCGTGGTGAAGGAGCGCGAGGAGGCCTTCCGCACGTACGACGACGCGGTCACCACGGGCCATGGCGCCGCCCTGCTCGACCAGGAGCGCCCCAACGTCTTCACCGCGCAGGTGGGCAACCTGCTGCCGGACGAAGAGACGTGGGTGGAGGTGGAGTTCCTCCAGGCCATCCAGGTGGAGGAGGGCAGCGTGCGCTGGATGCTGCCCACCCTGGTGGCCCCGCGCTACATCCCGGGCGCGCCCCAGGGAGATCGCACCGCGCATGGCACCGCCGCCCCCACCCAACGTGTCCCGGACGCGGACCGCATCACCCCGCCCATCGGCGCCGTGGGCTACGGGCTGAAGATCGATCTCCGGGTGGACCTGGGCCGGGAGGTGGTGGTGGAGAGCCCCTCCCATGCGTTGACCTTGCACAAAGAGGGACAGCAGGTGCGCGTGACGTTCGCGCGCAACGAGGTGGCGCTGGACCGGGACTTCGTCCTCACCGTGCGCAGTCCGGACACGAGCGCCTCGCTCACCCCGCTGGTCACCCACCGCCAGGGCGAGAAGCCGGGCACCTTCGCCCTCACCGTGGTGCCCGACCTGCTGGGGCTGGCGGCGGGCCCCAAGCGCCAGGAGGTGGTGTTCGTGGTGGACACCTCCGGATCCATGGAAGGCGAGAGCCTGCCCCAGGCCCAGGGTGCCCTCCGGCTGTGCCTGCGCCACCTGCGCGAGGGGGATCGCTTCAACATCATCGCCTTCGATACCTCCTTCCAGACCTTCGCCCCGCAGCCGGCCGTCTTCACGCAGAAGACCCTGGAACAGGCGGACCGGTGGGTGGCCTCGCTGAGCGCCAATGGCGGCACGGAGCTGCTCCAGCCCATGCTGGCGGCGGTGCAGGGCGTGCCCGAGGGCGTCGTGGTGCTGCTCACGGACGGACAGGTGGGCAACGAGACGGAGATCCTCCAGGCGGTGCTGCGCGCCCGGAAGACGACGCGCATCTACTCGTTCGGCATCGGCACCAACGTGAGCGACGCGCTGCTCCGGGACATGGCGCGGCAGACGGACGGCGCGGTGGAGTTCATCCACCCGGGCGAGCGCATTGACGACAAAGTCGTGGCGCAGTTCTCCCGGGCGCTCGCGCCGCGCATCACGGAGTTGCAAGCCCACTTCGAGGGCGTGGAGGGCACGGAGCTGGCGCCAGCCGAGCTGCCAGCCCTGGTGGATGCCGTGCCGTGGACACTGCTGGGCCGCTACACCACGCCCGGCCGGGGCAAGGTGACGCTCAAGGGCCGTTCGGGCGCGGAGCCCTTCGTCCTCAGCGTCCCGGTGGACTTTCCCGCCGTCTCGGACCGGCCCGCGGTGGAGAAGTTGTGGGCCGCCGAGCGCATCCGCGGGTGGGAGTCCGCCGAGCTCGACGGCCGCCGCGCACAGCGGATGAAGGAGCGCATCGTCCAGCTCGCCGTCGAGCACCAGCTCGTCACCCGCCACACCTCGTTCGTCGTGGTGGAGGAGCGCACCGGGGAGCGCCGCGCCTCCGGACAGCCCGAGACGCGGGTTGTTCCCGTCAACGCGCCGGCCGGCTGGGCCATGTTCGATACGGCCAGCCAGAAGGAGCTCCGGGAGGGCGCGCTGCCCCCGCCTCCACGCGGTGTCCCCATGGGCCCCGCCGCCGCCGCTCCCGCCGCTCCCCGGAGCCGCATGGCCAGCACCGGAGCCCCGGGAAGCGTGCCCAAGCCGTCCCCTGCACGGGTCCAGAGGGCTCTTGACGTCGACGACGAGACCACGGGCTCCTTCTTCCTGGAGGCCCCCGCCGAGGCGGAGATGGCGCCCGCGCCCTCTCGCATGGAGGAGGCAGGCGCCTTCCCCATGCCGCCGCCTCCTCCCGCTCCCGCCCCCGCCAAGAAGAAAGGGAGCTTGTTCCAAAAACTCCTCGGCAAGAGCGAAGCCGACACCCTGGATCAGGCCTCCGCTTCAGAGGCCGCGCGGGCAGCCCCTGAGCCAGGCCCTCGCGGCGGAGAGGACGCCACCGCACTGCTGTCCCGTCAGCTTGCCAGCGGCTTGTGGGACGGCGCGGGCCCAGGCACGGAGGCCGTGCGCCAGGCTCGCGCCACCGCGCTCGCCCTGCTGGAATTGCTGCGCCAGGGCATCACCAGCCACCACGCGCTTCACGGCGCGCAGGTGAAGAAGGCGGTGGAAGCCCTCCTCCAGTTGGCCACGGGACTCACCAGCGAGCCCGAGGTGGCGGAACTCGCCCTGGGGGTGGCGTGGCTGGTGGCCGCCGGGCCCCGGACGCGCGGCCGGATCGCCCAGGCGGCCCAGCCGCTCGCGGGGCTCAGCGCCCGCATCGGCGACGAGGCGGCCCTGCGCCAGCACGTGGACACCCTCGCAACCCGGTGAGGGCTGCTCCCTGACGAAATCGACTTCGTCCACTTCGAGAACCGGGACTGAAGCCTCTCGGGACAGAAGACAAAAGCCATGACAGGAGGTTGACCGCGCCGGGCCCACGCCTCACGCTTCCCCCATGGAGCGGCAGAATCCAGACAACCCCGGCGCCTTTCCTCAAGCCCCCTCGCAGGAAGAATGGGACGCGATGGACGAGGAGGCGCGGGCGCGGGTGCTCAACTCCCTGCCTGGAGAGGTGACGTGGGAGGAGATGGCCCCTCCGGAGGGAGACCGTCACTTCCAAGCCAAGGTTCGCGCCCTGGACGCGCTCCGTGGCTACTTCACGCGCCAGAAGCGGCGGGTGTACCTGGCGGCCGAGCTGCCCGTGTACTACCCGGCGAAGAAACGGTTCGCGCCGGACCTGTTGGCCGTGCTCGATGTGGAGACGCACG encodes the following:
- the nhaR gene encoding transcriptional activator NhaR: MSWLNYHHLLYFWTVARAGSLAKAGEELHLAQPTISSQIKLLEESLGHKLFERQGRKLVLTDVGRTVMRYADEIFRLGNELKNVVGGLPPGQQLRLHVGVADVLPKVVAERLLQPALDAGPLRLVCREGPLPQLLSALALHELDVVLADAPSNEPVSVRTFNHLLGKCGVSFFAAAPHAYLRKDFPRSLDGAPVLLSSETSSIRQALDRWFEAQGVHPAVAGDFDDSALLMAFGQRGLGVFAMPSAIESEIVRQFDVSVVGRTQEVESCFYAITVERKLRHPAVVAIAEAARSSLFGA
- a CDS encoding amidohydrolase, which gives rise to MKTTLYVAERVRTLDAARPVAQALAVRGDKVLAVGSRAEVRAAAGPEAREVDLGAATLVPGLVDAHAHLAGLGLSLTTARLEGAASVQEVVRRLEAAPDTCFQGNWLLGKGWDQNAWPGQAFPGRAELDARFASTPVCLTRVDHHASWVNGEALRRAGITRETVDPEGGLIVRDAAGEPTGVLIDNAMDLVTAVLPEPTDAQRETRLRVALERCARVGLTGVHDAGMDRESFQTLRAWDEAGQLPLRVYAMAAGQGAQRHAYLEQGPHEGRLLTMRGVKLLADGALGSRGAALHEPYSDDAAQRGLLLLSPQELEARVRAFMARGFQVCIHAIGDRANTLVVEVLLQCAEETGTRGLRHRVEHAQILRREDIQRLGAAGLVASVQPTHATSDMGWAEARLGRERLAGAYAWRSLKDAGACLALGSDFPIENPDVLAGLYAARTRQDAAGQPEGGWWAHERLTAEEALEGFTVGPAWASFAEGRRGRLMPGMDADFVALSVDPVEGAARALLDARVLATVVAGVEVFRA
- a CDS encoding DUF2721 domain-containing protein produces the protein MDGTLGVDISSIRVIGAAVTPAVMVSGCGILATGLDNQVARVTTRMRDMVREWRTLPEGHRRRWVLRQEVAIMDRRHALLARALLLDYAAILSFVVTSLLYLLQRRFGVPEVAPVVSFSLGVVLLGGIALYAMASLRLSRRAMQLEKQELFEEPSARGPE
- a CDS encoding MerR family transcriptional regulator; translated protein: MSTTKAQSEWKLAELAAAVGVSPRTVRYYVQRGLLPAPPFRGPDTVYGEEHLVRLKAIRVLQARFLPLDAIQAELARLSPEALRALADAELPTALLPPAVSPEPVPPPAVSIPGPSGGQTAAKGYQRWELAPGLELHLSNSADEKTRALAERMRALIEQAEGR
- a CDS encoding VIT domain-containing protein encodes the protein MNTALTSCEPSGLYTREGAKVPLQGVEVTGELLGGHARVRVRQRYLNTERRPVEAVYVFPLPSDGTLTGFSMECNGRRLQGVVKEREEAFRTYDDAVTTGHGAALLDQERPNVFTAQVGNLLPDEETWVEVEFLQAIQVEEGSVRWMLPTLVAPRYIPGAPQGDRTAHGTAAPTQRVPDADRITPPIGAVGYGLKIDLRVDLGREVVVESPSHALTLHKEGQQVRVTFARNEVALDRDFVLTVRSPDTSASLTPLVTHRQGEKPGTFALTVVPDLLGLAAGPKRQEVVFVVDTSGSMEGESLPQAQGALRLCLRHLREGDRFNIIAFDTSFQTFAPQPAVFTQKTLEQADRWVASLSANGGTELLQPMLAAVQGVPEGVVVLLTDGQVGNETEILQAVLRARKTTRIYSFGIGTNVSDALLRDMARQTDGAVEFIHPGERIDDKVVAQFSRALAPRITELQAHFEGVEGTELAPAELPALVDAVPWTLLGRYTTPGRGKVTLKGRSGAEPFVLSVPVDFPAVSDRPAVEKLWAAERIRGWESAELDGRRAQRMKERIVQLAVEHQLVTRHTSFVVVEERTGERRASGQPETRVVPVNAPAGWAMFDTASQKELREGALPPPPRGVPMGPAAAAPAAPRSRMASTGAPGSVPKPSPARVQRALDVDDETTGSFFLEAPAEAEMAPAPSRMEEAGAFPMPPPPPAPAPAKKKGSLFQKLLGKSEADTLDQASASEAARAAPEPGPRGGEDATALLSRQLASGLWDGAGPGTEAVRQARATALALLELLRQGITSHHALHGAQVKKAVEALLQLATGLTSEPEVAELALGVAWLVAAGPRTRGRIAQAAQPLAGLSARIGDEAALRQHVDTLATR